The genomic stretch GCCGGGCAGCGTTCATGCGCTGGCGGGCCTCTGGTACCCTGCCCTGATGAAGAAGTCTCCCACCGTGACCCTGCAACCCCAGGCGGTGCGCCGCATCGCGGGCCGCTACCCCTTCGGCCACAGCGGTGACATCGCCCGCGCCGACGACGGCATCCAGCCCGGCGAGGTCGTGAACGTCAAGGGCCCGGACTCCGGGAAGGTCATCGCGCGCGGGTACTTCAACCCACAGGGAGGGACCCCCCTGCGCCTCCTGACCTGGACGGACGAGGACATCGACCTGAAGTTCTACCGCGCCCGCGTGAAGGCCGCCCTGGCCCGCCGCGCCGGACGAATCGTGAACACCGACGCCATGCGCGTCCTGCACGCCGAGGCCGACGGGATGCCCGGCGTGATCGCCGACCAGTTCGCGGGGACGCTGGGCGTCCAGCTGCGCAACGCGGGTGTCGAGCGACACCGCGACCTGATCGTCAGGGCCCTGCGCGAGGAAACCGGCGCCGAGAGCGCCTACGAGCGCAGCGATACCGGCGAGCGCCGCAAGGAGGGCCTGGACCTCGTGACCGGCACCCTCTGGGGTGACGTGCCGGGGCGCGTGGAGTTCTTCGAGGACGACCTGAAGCTGCACTTCAACCCGATGGACGCGCAGAAGACCGGGTTCTTCCTCGACCAGCGTGACAACCGCCGCCTGATGCGCACGTTCGTGCAGCCCGGCGCGGGCTTCCTGGACGTGTACTCGTACACCGGTGGCTTCAGCCTGCACGCCGCGAAAGCGGGCGCGAAGGCCGTCGCCATCGACAAGGACAGCGTCGCGCTGGGCGCGCTGGAGGGCGCGGCGCGCGGCAACGCCCTTCAGGTCGGCGTGCGCTGGGGCGACGCCATCGAACAGCTCGACGCCCTCGTCAAGGAAAAACGGACCTTCGGCGCGATCGTCCTCGACCCGCCCACCCTCGCCAAGCGGCGCGACGACGTGCCCCGCACCAAACGCATCTTCACCGACGGCGCCGCCCGCGCCCTGCGGATGCTCGACAGCGGGGGGTACCTGCTGATCAGCACCTGCGCGCACTACATCCGCGTGGACGACCTGCTCGACGCCGCCCGCGTGGCCGCCGCCGAGGCCAACACCGACGCGGAAGTGCTGGACGTCACCTACCAGCCCGCCGATCACCCGCACCTCCTGAGCGTCCCCGAGAGCCTGTACCTCAAGAGCATCCTGCTGCGCAGAGCCTGACGTGAAGAGGTAGGCCATTGTGCAGGCGCGTCACGGGGGAACGCACCCGCACAATCGGCCTGACATGACCACCACCGATGCGCCCACCGCTGCCCTGATCCTGCGCCCGGCCACGGAGTTCACCGTGCTGACCCTGTCCACCCTGATGGCCGGCGCGTTCGAGGGGTACGTCGTGACCATCCCCGACGATCCGGCCGCGTTCGCTGCGCGCGTGCGGGCCGAGCAGATCGACCTGCACGCCTCGCTGATTGCCTGTGTGGACGGAGAGCCGGTCGGGCTGGGCCTGATCGCCCGGCGGGGCGAGGACGCCCGACTGGCGGGGATGGGGGTCCGGAAGGCGTGGCGGGGCCAGGGGGTGGCCCGCGCGCTGCTGGACCGCCTGCTGGCCGACGCCCGCGCGCGCGGCGAGGCCCGCATGCACCTGGAAGTCATCGAGGGCAACGACCCCGCCATCCGCCTGTACGAGACTGCCGGATTCGTCCGTCGGGGCCGACTGGCCGGGTATGAGCGCCCGGCAGCACAGGCGCCGGAAGCGCAGCTCTCCGCCCTCGGGGAGGTGCCGCTGTCGGTGGCCGCGCGGACCCTGGCGCAGCACGCCGACGACGACCTGCCCTGGCAGCTGCACCCCGCCACCCTGACCGCCCTGACCCCACCCAACCGCGCCCTGACGTTGAACGACGCGACCGCCTGGGTCCTCGAGCAGCCCGGGGTGCTGGTGCTGCGCGCGATGCTCGTCCCGCCCGCCGCGCGGCGTCAGGGCCAGGGGCGCGCCCTGCTGGAAGCCCTGACCCGGGCCTTCCCGGACCACCGGATGATCGTCCCGGCCACCGTGCAGGAGCGTCAGGCGGACGGCTTCCTGACCACCTGCGGCTTCACGCAGACGACCCTGGCGCAGCTGGAGATGACCTGCCCCCTGAACTGAACCCCGCGGCTGGGCCGCACGACTTCTCCGCACTGCCGACCCTGAAGGAAAGGGCAGGACGGATGGTGGGCGAGCCTACCCTGCCACGCGGGTGGGCCGGGCAGGATCGGGTATGTCCGTCCGCCGAGTCCTGATGCTGAGCGTGCCGCTGACCGGCGTGGCGCTCGCCCACTACGCCGCGCCGCTCCCCCTGAGGGCCGTCGCGCCCGCGAAGGCCCAGTTCGGGCTGCCGTTCGCGGGGCCGCCGGGTCCGGACACCTGGATGCTGGGGCAGGGCTACGGGAACACGACCGGCGCGTACCGGCAGCGGCGCAGCACCTACGGGAACCTGCAGGGCATCCACGCGGGCCTGGATTTCAGCGCGCCGTGCGGGACGCCCGTGCGGGCCATCGGGGACGGTGTGGTGGCCGAGGTGGACGGCCCGCACGGCAGCCCGCCCCACAACGTGGTCGTGAATCATGCCGGGAACCTCTCCAGTCTGTACGGGCACCTGCGCGTGCGTGCCAGCGTGCGGGTGGGCCAGCGAGTCACGCGCGGGCAGGTCATCGGGGAAAGCGGGGACTCGCAGGGCACGTGCGTCAGTGCGCCGCACCTGCACCTGGAACTGCGGGACCGTTCGCACCAGCGCTTTCTGAACCCGCTGCCGTACATCGCGGCGGACTGGAACTCGCTGGCGCTGGCCGGGAGTTTCGGGCGGGGTTACGAGTACGACCTGGAACGTCCCCGGCGCTGGCAGACGCCGGACTCGCAGCCCGCCGCGCTGCGGGGCGGCCCGCTGCTCAACGAGTACCGCCAGCCCTGGCCGCCTGCTGCCGGGGGGGCGAGATGAGGCGCGCCCTGCTGACCCTGGCGGCGCTGCTGGGCGTGACGGCGGGCGCCGCTCCACTGCCCTCCCGCGCGGTGCTGAGTGGCGAGTGCTGCCCCGGCGCGGTCTGGACGCCAGATTCCCGCGCGCTGCTGTTCCTGGACGGCGCGCCCGCGCGGGCCACGACCGGCATCTACCAGGTGCCGGCGACCGGGGGCACGGTCACGCGGCGGTTTTCCAGCGTGGCGTTCTTCTCCCCGGCCCTGAAGTGGGCGGTGCGGCCCAGCGCGGGCGAGGCGACCACCCTCGAACGCCTCGCGGACGGGCGGCGCTTCACGCTGCCCACCTACGGCGCGAGCGTCACTTGGACGGCCGCCGAGACCCGGCTGGCCTACGCCCGCAGCGACACGAGCGGCAACTTCGACCGCCGCGTCACGCGGGTGTTCGTCGCGGACGTGTTTGGCTTGCCCCGGCTGGTGGCGACCTTGCCCGGGGGCAGCATTCACGGCTGGCTGGACGACACGACCCTGCTGCTGAGCGGCAAGGCCAGCGCCGGGGCGCGCGACCGCGACCTGTTCACCCTGAACACCCGCAGCGGCGCGCGCCGCATCCTCAGGACCGCGCTGGGCTTCCGTTCGGTAGCGGTCAGCCCCGGCGGGCGGCAGGTGGCGTACACCATTGCCTTCGACAGCGCCGCCCGCAACGGCCTGTGGGTGCAGGGCGCCGCCGGGGGCGCCCCGCGCGAACTGAGCACCTTCGGGTCGTACCGCTGGCGGGACGCCACGCGCCTGCTGCTGATCCCGCTGAGTACGTCGGGGGGGCCGCACACGCTGCGGCAGTACGACGTGAGCACGAACGCCTGGAAGACCCTGGGGGATCTGGGGGATCAGGTGAGGCTGGCGGACTGGTCGGTCAGTCCGGATGGCCGCCTGCTGAATTACCTGAGTGCGCGGGATGGGAACGTGCGCGTGCTGACCTTGCCGTAATGAAGGATGAGGCTGCGGGTCATAGCAGAATGCCGGGGTGACCTGCTACACTGTCTCGTTTCCGAAGCGCAGGGGCGACCTTACGCACGCAACGTAACTTTCCGGCGGCCCGCCGCACGCACGCCCGGCCGCGCACGAGGAGCCACACCTTGCAGAACAACCTGATCGTGAAGGGCGCGAAGGCACACAACCTCAAGGACATCACGGTGGAACTGCCGCGCGACCAGTTCGTGGTGATCACCGGCGTCTCCGGCAGCGGCAAGAGCACCCTGGCCTTCGACACCATCTACGCCGAAGGCCAGCGCCGCTACGTCGAGAGCCTCTCGGCGTACGCCCGCCAGTTCCTGGGCCTGATGGAAAAACCCGACGTGGAGAGCATCACCGGCCTGTCCCCGGCCATCTCCATCGACCAGAAGACCACCAGCCACAACCCTCGCAGCACGGTTGGCACCGTCACCGAGATCCACGACTACCTCCGGTTGCTGTACGCCCGTGTCGGCACGCCGTACTGCCCGGTGTGCGGCCGCAAGATCGAGAAACAGAGCCCCAGCGAGATCACCGACCGCCTGCTGGCGGGCTTCCCCGACAAGCGCGCCATTCTGCTGGCCCCCGTCGTGCGCGGCCGCAAGGGCGAGTACCGCAAGCTGTTCGCCGACCTGCGCCGCGAGGGTTTCGCGCGCGTGCGCGTGGACGGCACGCTGTACGAACTGGAAGAAGCCGAGAAGCTGAAGCTGGAGAAGTTCGAGAAGCACGACGTGGACGTGGTCATCGACCGCGTGACCCTGCGCGAGGGCGACCGCAGCCGCATCGCCGAGAGCGTCGAACTGGGCCTGCGCCGCGGCGAGAGCCTGCTGCGCGTCCTGATGCCCGACGCGGGCGAGGACGGCGGCGCGCACGAGGAACTGTACTCCGAGAAGTTCGCCTGCCCCGAACACGGCAGCGTGCTGGAGGAACTCGAACCCCGCTCGTTCTCCTTCAACTCGCCGTATGGTGCGTGCGGGGACTGCGCGGGCCTGGGCAGCAAGCAGGAGTTCAGCCCGGACCAGATCATCGACGACAAGCTCTCCATCGCCGAGGGCGCCATCCTCCCCTGGAGCAAGAAGGGCACCGGCGGCGGCATCTACTACTGGGACAAGCTCCAGGCACTCGCCGAACACCTGGACTTCAGCGTGAAGACCCCCTGGCGCGACCTGCCGAAGAAGGCGCAGGACGCGATCCTGCGCGGCCCCGACGCTCCCTTCGAGGTCGTGTACCGCCGCGCGGGCAAGGAAACCATGCGCTTCATGACCGAGTTCGAGGGCGTCATCCCGAACCTGGAACGCCGCTACGCCGACACGGAAAGCGACTTCATGCGCGAGAAACTCGAAGAGCTCATGGAACTCCAGCCGTGCCCCACCTGCGGCGGCACCCGCTACAAACCGGAGATCCTCGCGGTGCGCGTGGGCGGCCTGAACATCAGCCAGGCGAGCGGCATGAGCGTCCTGGACGCC from Deinococcus soli (ex Cha et al. 2016) encodes the following:
- a CDS encoding class I SAM-dependent rRNA methyltransferase translates to MKKSPTVTLQPQAVRRIAGRYPFGHSGDIARADDGIQPGEVVNVKGPDSGKVIARGYFNPQGGTPLRLLTWTDEDIDLKFYRARVKAALARRAGRIVNTDAMRVLHAEADGMPGVIADQFAGTLGVQLRNAGVERHRDLIVRALREETGAESAYERSDTGERRKEGLDLVTGTLWGDVPGRVEFFEDDLKLHFNPMDAQKTGFFLDQRDNRRLMRTFVQPGAGFLDVYSYTGGFSLHAAKAGAKAVAIDKDSVALGALEGAARGNALQVGVRWGDAIEQLDALVKEKRTFGAIVLDPPTLAKRRDDVPRTKRIFTDGAARALRMLDSGGYLLISTCAHYIRVDDLLDAARVAAAEANTDAEVLDVTYQPADHPHLLSVPESLYLKSILLRRA
- a CDS encoding M23 family metallopeptidase; translated protein: MSVRRVLMLSVPLTGVALAHYAAPLPLRAVAPAKAQFGLPFAGPPGPDTWMLGQGYGNTTGAYRQRRSTYGNLQGIHAGLDFSAPCGTPVRAIGDGVVAEVDGPHGSPPHNVVVNHAGNLSSLYGHLRVRASVRVGQRVTRGQVIGESGDSQGTCVSAPHLHLELRDRSHQRFLNPLPYIAADWNSLALAGSFGRGYEYDLERPRRWQTPDSQPAALRGGPLLNEYRQPWPPAAGGAR
- a CDS encoding GNAT family N-acetyltransferase translates to MTTTDAPTAALILRPATEFTVLTLSTLMAGAFEGYVVTIPDDPAAFAARVRAEQIDLHASLIACVDGEPVGLGLIARRGEDARLAGMGVRKAWRGQGVARALLDRLLADARARGEARMHLEVIEGNDPAIRLYETAGFVRRGRLAGYERPAAQAPEAQLSALGEVPLSVAARTLAQHADDDLPWQLHPATLTALTPPNRALTLNDATAWVLEQPGVLVLRAMLVPPAARRQGQGRALLEALTRAFPDHRMIVPATVQERQADGFLTTCGFTQTTLAQLEMTCPLN